In the Topomyia yanbarensis strain Yona2022 chromosome 3, ASM3024719v1, whole genome shotgun sequence genome, one interval contains:
- the LOC131693282 gene encoding uncharacterized protein LOC131693282 codes for MNAVIKELKFLCPGPNTKLRAEELWSMTIDERNEMRRKGSFDCYQLDYPVSTAFNGSMISMEFRAMYPNAQDFDERLSSLQSKVLTRYYDLLGHIKNDFMRTLCIIRQKSPSRGAKRARDADPTKENALKGIIEWIKPEVPFPSKHDSPILYIKGNLFEVGSSAAIIWKQSTIMLNPEMEHCFRILCESFVVFNAVCQPTDKQFYTFVSYVLLGIGHLTTTGERLMQSIE; via the exons ATGAATGCAGTG ATTAAAGAATTGAAGTTCCTGTGTCCTGGACCGAACACGAAACTTCGGGCAGAAGAGCTCTGGTCTATGACAATCGATGAACGCAACGAAATGCGTCGAAAGGGTTCATTCGATTGTTACCAGCTAGATTACCCCGTATCAACCGCGTTCAATGGGTCTATG ATTTCAATGGAGTTTCGAGCGATGTATCCTAATGCACAGGATTTCGATGAGCGGCTTTCAAGTCTTCAATCGAAAGTTTTGACACGGTATTATGATCTACTTGGGCATATAAAGAATG ATTTTATGCGAACACTTTGTATTATACGTCAGAAAAGTCCAAGTCGAGGTGCTAAGCGGGCTCGTGATGCTGATCCAACGAAGGAAAACGCTTTAAAAGGAATAATAGAATGGATAAAA CCGGAGGTCCCATTCCCATCTAAACATGATTCTCCTATACTGTACATTAAAGGAAACCTTTTTGAAGTTGGTTCAAGTGCTGCAATCATATGGAAACAAAGTACCATTATGCTGAATCCGGAAATGGAACACTGTTTTCGTATTTTATGTGAATCGTTTGTGGTCTTCAACGCTGTTTGTCAGCCGACTGATAAGCAGTTTTACACGTTTGTATCGTACGTTTTACTTGGTATTGGCCACCTAACTACAACTGGCGAGCGATTGATGCAGAGCATTGAATAA